Part of the Candidatus Schekmanbacteria bacterium genome is shown below.
CCTATAGGAGTGATTGCAGAAGCAAACAATATCAGAAATCCTCGGTTAATCAGAGTAGGGCAAACAATCCTTGTGCCAAACAAGTGGAATAGAGGATTCAAAAGCACTGCGAACTATCCTATTGGAGAGCTCGTAATTCATCTCGTTAGACGAGGAGAAACATTATCTCATATTGCAAGAAAATACGGCACTACAGTATCAAGTATTATGAGATGGAACAATCTTAAATCGGCAAAGAAAATATTTCCCAATCAACGGCTTAAAGTCTATGCAGGACTTACTTCAAAAGAGATAACTCCACAGATAGATACAGCACAAATCAATAATGCAAAAAAAGATCAATCAGGCCGTTATATTATCCATAAAGTAAGAAGAGGTGAAAATCTTTGGCTTATTTCAAGAAAATATGGTGTTACTATTTCATCTTTAATGAAATGGAATAATATTAGATACGCAAATAGAATTAAACCCGGACAACCTATCAAAGTGTATTTAGAAAGAGTAGCGCTGTCATCAAAAAAGAATTCTACTGTTCAAAGAACGGAATCGAAAAATTCAAGCACCAATGAAACAATCATATATAAAGTCAAAAAAGGAGACAGTCTCTGGTCTATCTCCAAAAAATATGGAGTATCGATTGAAAATATAAAAAGATGGAATAATCTAAAATATTCAAATAGACTGATGCCGGGTGATGAATTGAGGATAAATCTTGCTGAATCAGATTCATCTGAATCATCTTCAACAAAAGTTAGAATTGCCAAAAATGAAAATGAATCAACAGGATATATAATCCATAAAGTAAAAAAAGGGGAAACCCTTTGGGTAATTGCAAAAAGATATGGTGTCTCAATTGCAAATATTATGGAATGGAATAATATACGCTCAGCAAGAAAGCTGCGTCCAAGTCAAAAGCTAAAAATCTACAAGAAAGAATTTCTAAGTTCCTAATAAGACCTTTATTTTTCCCGACTTAAACTGAACTTTATCAGTGGCGGAGTAATCAATGTAGTAACAATAACCATTATAACAACTGCACTGAAAACAGCGTCATTTACTACTCCAAGCTGCTTCCCAATAGCGGCAAAGATTAATCCCACTTCACCTCTTGGCACCATTGATATACCTATACACAATCGATTAACTCCCTTGCCCGTTACAAAACCACATACTTGTTTGCCAACAAATGCCGCAATTGTGATTCCAGCCGCAACTCCCAGTATCTTAACATTGGTAAAAGTTTCAAGTTTGACCTGGATTCCCATAAGGACAAAAAACACAGGGACAAGAAAAGAAGAAATTGGTTTTATAATTTCATCGAGCTTCTGGGCATCTTTAAAACCTTCAAAATAAACCTCTTCAAGTATTAAACCTGCGGCAAAAGCACCTACAATCGGCGCTAAACCTATTTTGCTTGCTACATAGGAAAAAAGAAAAGCAATGCTTAAAGCAAGCACTATCTTTAACCCATCAACTTTCATCTTTGAAGCTTGTTTGGTTATGAGTGGCGCCACCTTGATTCCCGCTAAAATACCAACAGCAAGAAACAATACTGCTTTCAAAGTGATATATGATACAGAAAGTAAACTAATCGAACCTGATATGATTATTCCTGAAACAATGCTCAAAATCACAAGCCCCATAACATCATCTATAACAGCCGCACCAAGAACTATTTGAGCTTCCTTCGATGAAATCTTCCCAAGGTCTTTAAACACTCTTGCAGTAATTCCAACACTTGTTGCGCACAAGGTTGCTCCTATAAAGATATGGACATTTGTGTTTTTTTCAGGGAAAAAATATAGACTTACAAAGTAGCCAAGGACAAAAGGAGCAATTACTCCTACTGTTGCAACCCAAAAGGACTTCCATCCGACCTTCATCATATCTTCCAAACTTGATTCCAATCCCACTTCGAATAAAAGTATTATAACTCCAATTCTTGAAATAATATCAATGTAGAGATCAGAAGCAATAGGTTGAAAAATATCAATCCCCGTTAGATAATAAAAATTCCCAATCAGCACTCCTGCAATGAGCTCACCCAATACAGGCGGCTGTTTTATCCTTTCGAATATTTCCCCTCCAACCTTGGCTCCCAATAAAATAACTATTAGCCATAGTAGGACAGGAGTTACCGGATCAATATGACCAGTTTCTATATGCTCTGCCGATTTTTCTTGAGAAACTTCATTGGAGACAACATTATGTCCTTCAATAACAGCACCATCAGTTTCAGACAACGCACTAACCGAAGAAAAAAATGGCAGAAAAACCAATAGCAGAAAGAGTGTTAGAACAATTATATTTCTTGAACTCATTTTTTTCCTTTAATTTTTGTTGAATTATCAAATGTTAGCCCTTTAATCATAGAAAAACTTTACTTTTCTTTTCTTCTAAAAGTTCCGCTTTTCCCTCCTGTCTTCTCGATTAGATAAATATCTTTTATCTCAATTGCCTTATCTACTGCCTTGCACATATCATAAATGGTCAATGCTGCAACCGTTACAGCAGTGAGTGCTTCCATTTCAACTCCTGTAATATCCACTGCTTTCACTGTTGAAACAACTTTAATTTCACAATTTTCATCAAAAAGTTCAAAATCTATACTTACAGAGGTTATTTTCAAAGGATGGCATAAAGGGATCAATTCACTCGTTTTCTTTGCGCCCATTATTCCTGCAAGACGAGATACTTCCAAGACATCTCCTTTTGCAATCTTCTTATCCTTTAACATCGAATATGCTTCTTTCCCCAATGATACTATGCCTTGTGCTTGCGCAGTCCTCAAAGTCGGTTTTTTAGCACTGACATCGACCATTCGAGAAGCGCCCTTTTCATCAAAATGTGTAAAACGAGCCATTTTCATCTCCAAAAAGATAAAACTTTTAGCTTTCTATAAAGAAAAACAGTGTCTTGTCAATATTAATCTATCTTGCTTTTTAATCAAAAATAGCTAAATTCAAAAAAAATAAAATTAGGATTTTAAAAAGGATAAAAAAAATGAAAAGTCTCCAAAGAATATGTTATCTTATTTTGGCTATCTTAATTCTTTTTCCTTTTACGAGTTGTTCATCTTTTTCATATAGGAAAGGAAATAGTAAGGACAATATGAAAGTTAAAACACTTAAAAATGGACTAAAGGTAATAGT
Proteins encoded:
- a CDS encoding LysM peptidoglycan-binding domain-containing protein, translated to PIGVIAEANNIRNPRLIRVGQTILVPNKWNRGFKSTANYPIGELVIHLVRRGETLSHIARKYGTTVSSIMRWNNLKSAKKIFPNQRLKVYAGLTSKEITPQIDTAQINNAKKDQSGRYIIHKVRRGENLWLISRKYGVTISSLMKWNNIRYANRIKPGQPIKVYLERVALSSKKNSTVQRTESKNSSTNETIIYKVKKGDSLWSISKKYGVSIENIKRWNNLKYSNRLMPGDELRINLAESDSSESSSTKVRIAKNENESTGYIIHKVKKGETLWVIAKRYGVSIANIMEWNNIRSARKLRPSQKLKIYKKEFLSS
- a CDS encoding cation:proton antiporter, whose product is MSSRNIIVLTLFLLLVFLPFFSSVSALSETDGAVIEGHNVVSNEVSQEKSAEHIETGHIDPVTPVLLWLIVILLGAKVGGEIFERIKQPPVLGELIAGVLIGNFYYLTGIDIFQPIASDLYIDIISRIGVIILLFEVGLESSLEDMMKVGWKSFWVATVGVIAPFVLGYFVSLYFFPEKNTNVHIFIGATLCATSVGITARVFKDLGKISSKEAQIVLGAAVIDDVMGLVILSIVSGIIISGSISLLSVSYITLKAVLFLAVGILAGIKVAPLITKQASKMKVDGLKIVLALSIAFLFSYVASKIGLAPIVGAFAAGLILEEVYFEGFKDAQKLDEIIKPISSFLVPVFFVLMGIQVKLETFTNVKILGVAAGITIAAFVGKQVCGFVTGKGVNRLCIGISMVPRGEVGLIFAAIGKQLGVVNDAVFSAVVIMVIVTTLITPPLIKFSLSREK
- the moaC gene encoding cyclic pyranopterin monophosphate synthase MoaC, translated to MARFTHFDEKGASRMVDVSAKKPTLRTAQAQGIVSLGKEAYSMLKDKKIAKGDVLEVSRLAGIMGAKKTSELIPLCHPLKITSVSIDFELFDENCEIKVVSTVKAVDITGVEMEALTAVTVAALTIYDMCKAVDKAIEIKDIYLIEKTGGKSGTFRRKEK